From one Rhopalosiphum padi isolate XX-2018 chromosome 2, ASM2088224v1, whole genome shotgun sequence genomic stretch:
- the LOC132921883 gene encoding histone H1A, sperm-like, giving the protein MTETVVPASPAPVTASPAAKKSPAKKKTAAAASKAKKPAASHPTTSVMVKSAIKELKEKKGSSLPAIKKYLAANYKVDPAKLAPFIRKFLKAAVANGTVVQTKGTGASGHFKLPVAEVKPKKAAVVKKKKPVAKKVKAPGAVKRKSTSAKKVKPASGEPAAKKSKKAAVAAKPKKATKPKKSPVKAKKPAGAVKPKAKKTPTKKTAAPKKK; this is encoded by the coding sequence ATGACAGAAACGGTCGTTCCCGCCTCTCCGGCACCAGTCACTGCGTCGCCAGCCGCGAAAAAGTCTCCGGCCAAGAAGAagactgctgctgctgcttcaAAGGCAAAGAAGCCCGCTGCGTCTCACCCGACCACCTCCGTGATGGTGAAGTCTGCCATCAAAGAACTCAAGGAGAAGAAAGGATCTTCTTTGCCGGCTATCAAGAAATACTTGGCTGCCAACTACAAAGTCGATCCCGCCAAGCTGGCGCCGTTCATCAGGAAGTTTTTGAAAGCCGCCGTAGCGAACGGTACCGTCGTTCAGACCAAGGGCACCGGCGCTTCTGGACATTTCAAACTGCCGGTTGCCGAGGTTAAACCAAAAAAGGCGGCCGTAGTCAAGAAGAAGAAACCGGTGGCCAAAAAAGTCAAAGCCCCTGGTGCCGTGAAGAGGAAATCGACGTCTGCCAAGAAAGTGAAACCAGCTTCTGGCGAACCGGCGGCTAAAAAATCCAAGAAAGCGGCCGTCGCTGCTAAACCTAAGAAGGCTACCAAACCGAAGAAATCTCCGGTCAAAGCGAAAAAACCTGCTGGCGCTGTCAAACCCAAAGCGAAGAAGACTCCAACCAAGAAAACAGCAGCTCCCAAGAAGAAGTAA
- the LOC132921890 gene encoding histone H3, whose protein sequence is MARTKQTARKSTGGKAPRKQLATKAARKSAPATGGVKKPHRYRPGTVALREIRRYQKSTELLIRKLPFQRLVREIAQDFKTDLRFQSSAVMALQEASEAYLVGLFEDTNLCAIHAKRVTIMPKDIQLARRIRGERA, encoded by the coding sequence ATGGCCCGTACCAAGCAGACCGCACGTAAATCTACCGGAGGAAAGGCTCCCAGAAAGCAGCTGGCAACCAAAGCCGCCCGTAAGAGCGCACCCGCCACCGGAGGAGTGAAGAAACCCCATCGTTATCGTCCGGGAACCGTGGCTCTCCGTGAAATCCGTCGTTACCAGAAGAGCACGGAGCTGTTGATCCGCAAATTGCCGTTCCAACGTTTGGTGCGTGAGATCGCTCAGGATTTCAAGACCGACTTGCGTTTCCAGAGTTCCGCCGTCATGGCATTGCAGGAAGCCAGCGAAGCCTATCTGGTCGGTTTGTTCGAAGACACCAACTTGTGCGCCATCCACGCCAAGCGTGTCACGATCATGCCTAAGGACATCCAACTGGCTCGTCGTATCCGCGGTGAACGCGCTTAA
- the LOC132921905 gene encoding histone H4, protein MTGRGKGGKGLGKGGAKRHRKVLRDNIQGITKPAIRRLARRGGVKRISGLIYEETRGVLKVFLENVIRDAVTYTEHAKRKTVTAMDVVYALKRQGRTLYGFGG, encoded by the coding sequence ATGACCGGACGCGGTAAAGGAGGAAAAGGTCTTGGAAAAGGAGGCGCCAAACGTCATCGTAAAGTACTCCGTGATAACATCCAAGGAATAACCAAGCCTGCCATTCGTCGATTAGCTCGCCGTGGCGGAGTAAAACGTATCTCCGGTTTGATCTACGAAGAAACCCGCGGAGTGTTGAAAGTGTTCCTGGAAAACGTGATTCGTGATGCCGTAACATACACCGAACACGCCAAGAGGAAGACAGTGACCGCCATGGACGTTGTCTACGCTCTTAAACGCCAAGGACGTACCTTGTACGGTTTCGGAGGTTAA
- the LOC132921903 gene encoding histone H2A, translating to MSGRGKAGKSKGGKSKTRSSRAGLQFPVGRIHRLLRKGNYAERVGAGAPVYLAAVMEYLAAEVLELAGNAARDNKKSRIIPRHLQLAIRNDEELNKLLSGVTIAQGGVLPNIQAVLLPKKTEKKV from the coding sequence ATGAGCGGAAGAGGTAAAGCAGGAAAATCGAAGGGAGGTAAATCCAAGACCAGGTCGTCCCGTGCTGGACTCCAGTTCCCAGTCGGTCGTATCCATCGTCTGTTGAGAAAAGGAAACTACGCCGAACGTGTCGGAGCCGGAGCACCGGTATACCTGGCCGCCGTCATGGAATATTTGGCAGCTGAAGTGTTGGAATTGGCCGGTAACGCTGCCCGTGACAACAAGAAATCTCGTATCATTCCCAGACATTTGCAATTGGCAATCAGGAACGACGAAGAATTGAACAAACTGTTGTCCGGTGTTACAATCGCTCAAGGCGGTGTGTTGCCTAACATCCAAGCCGTTCTTTTGCCCAAAAAGACCGAGAAAAAAGTCTAA
- the LOC132921896 gene encoding histone H2B-like, whose translation MAPGGKSAGKAMKKSSGKAQKNIAKSDKKRKPKRKESYAIYIYKVLKQVHPDTGVSSKAMSIMNSFVNDLFERIAAESSRLAHYNKRSTITSREIQTAVRLLLPGELAKHAVSEGTKAVTKYTSSK comes from the coding sequence ATGGCTCCAGGAGGTAAATCCGCAGGAAAGGCAATGAAAAAGTCGTCCGGCAAGGCCCAAAAAAACATCGCCAAGTCCGACAAGAAACGCAAGCCAAAGAGGAAAGAATCCTATGCCATCTACATCTACAAAGTGCTGAAGCAAGTACATCCCGACACCGGAGTCTCCTCTAAGGCAATGAGCATCATGAACAGTTTCGTCAACGATTTGTTCGAACGTATCGCCGCCGAGTCCAGTCGTCTGGCCCACTACAACAAGCGGTCGACCATCACCAGTCGGGAGATCCAAACCGCTGTCCGATTGTTGTTGCCCGGGGAATTGGCCAAGCACGCCGTCAGTGAAGGAACAAAAGCTGTAACCAAGTACACAAGTTCCAAATAa